The Primulina huaijiensis isolate GDHJ02 chromosome 6, ASM1229523v2, whole genome shotgun sequence genomic sequence AGGGCACCATCAACCTTTCCCATGTCACAAAGCCCTTTCAGTATTGTATTATAACTCACCACATCAGGCTTCATATCCAGGTCAACCATCATTTCCAGAATCCTAAATGCATCATCCAACAACCCAACCTTGCATAATCCATTAATTAGAGTGTTGTAAGTTGTAATACTAATATCTTCGCCTTTTTCcaacataaaatcaaataacTCCACCGCTTTCTTGGTTTTCCCAAGTTCACAAAGCCCACCAATCATACCAGTGAATATTACGACATCAGGACGTATCCCAAGTCCAATCATATCATTGAACAATGTCTTGGTTTTTTCTAGTTTTCCCTTCTTACAAAGACCAATAATCAAACAAGTATACGTAACATTATTGGGCGAAACTCCTTTTCTCAacatttcatcaaaaatttcGCTAGCTCTATCAACATCTCCGCTGCTGCAATATCCATTTATGAGTGTACTATACACAATAACATCAGGTTCTAACCGtttcctcatctcctcccacaATTCGATAGCTTGATCCACCTGACCCTCCCTGAAATAACCATCCATCAGAACATTATATGTGACCAAATCGGGAACTACATTAGCACATTCCATCCTTTTCTTCAGGCTCGTAGCCTCACTCAATTTCCTCTCCCGGCAAAATCCCTTTATCAAAGTGTTAAAACTAACTCGATCCGGCAACACACCATTTCTACCCATCTCACCTAATAATTCCTCTGCCTTTATAACTAATCCATTACAACAAAAACCATTCAATATAAGATTCACAACATAAACATGAACGCTATATCCGTGCTTCAAAATCAAACCAATCACTGCCATAGCCAACTGCGGAATACAGAAATGCACCAAACACTCAACTAGAGCAGATAGCGACAAGTATGCAGACAAAACCTCATGAATACTCATTCTCTTGTAAACACTGAAAGCCATTTTGTACTCTTTATTCTTGGCAAGAATTTGAAACAAAAGATTGCAATTAGGCTCCGAAGGAACGATACCCGTGTCCAAGGATTGCTCAAAAAGTCCATAAACATTTCTCAACTGGATTTTGGTGATGGGTTTTTGAGATAaagattttatttgggattCGATCATGTCTAATTTTTTGGTTGAGGGGACTGGAGAAAGGTTTAAGCCTGGGGTTGAAgtgaagaaatttgaaaagATCTTATTTTGGCTAGGAAAATAGAAACAAGGGTTTAAAAACAGTCTTTTGACTCTTTTCCCAGTCATGCTCACTGTCATAGCTATATTTCTATTGAAATTGGAttcttgtttttccttttaGGGATTCAAGAACTGAACTTAAGTAACAAATGGAGCAAATGAGAACAGATAAACATATTACACATAAACGTATAAACATCGTGTTACCCACCAGCCGTACCAGGGAAAGCAAATGCTGGAACGGTGGTCTCAAAGGCGGGAGCCCACGAGGAGGAAGAGAGGAAACCAAAACAGATATGAACTGGAGGCATAATTGGTTTCCTTGAAATCTTGtacctttttatttttatttttatttaggtTTAATTACAATTACATCCCTCAAGTGTACTACAATCACAAACAAGTCCAACTAACTTTTAAAACTACATATACATCCCCTCTTGTTTTTATCAAGTTTACATTTTATCTCctccaattttaaaaattacatatgaTTCTCCTGAAATATAAGTCAATCTTACATTTATCCCTCAAATATGAGAttaaaaataagttttatttagtttaatttttataaattaagataaaattaaacaacaaactAAAAACtcgaataataaatatattttggattGGTTCAGTcgattttagttttaaaatacatcgaatgaactttaatattttgagttttaacatataaaatagaaataattttttttggtttagcTGTATTTGTACgttcattttttttactttttttaatcaattaatttttctaaatgtccatgttatttaatattatgaaTATGAGGTGACAATTGAAAGGCCTAAAAATACCTAAAGAGGTGTATATGTAAGTTTAAAGTTAATTGGTGTAGatctaaatttaatataaatttgtaGCATACACAGTTGGATTTTTTGTAACTATAATAAACTTCAGGGgatttatataattaaaccttttattttaataattagccactaaaaaaaataaaagtataaatattgtgttttgcaacaaaataataataatttttattattaacatatattaaaaattgaTTCGGAAAAATCTCGATAGGACCAACTCAGCATTGCTAAGAAGAAATGCTAAATCATGTTCAAACGATCAAGATCAATGGTTCAATAAATCAACTGGTAAAAGACATATTTGAAAGCGTGTTAGGAGTCTCGTTTGAAAGTGTGACATAATATGAGTTGGATTtgacaaaatattatataaatcaaaatcttctagtaGAATATTTATTGTTTCGGGAAAAAAAGAGACCTGACATAACATTTGAACTTCCATAAACAGATTTATGGGTTCTTTACTTTCTGCACTTTATTTAAGTTCAGCTATGTATATTGTCCATTCTGTTATGTCTGCCATCAATTCACATTCTATTCATCACATTTTCTTGAGCAAATTTCACATTTAGACTTGCTTTAAGTCGCCCATTCGATCGGTTTAGATCAAGAAAAGCATCTTCAGTTTCTAACAAGACTAATAGGCTCGAAAATCTTGAAAACCCCGACATCAATTTATTCACCTCTTCTAAATTGTAGCGTCGATCCTAACAAATCTTAAGTTAGtataatgaaaatttttaaaaattagaaactattgatttaaaataaagtatatgACAATTAGAATAATTATACTGCAAAAATGTTCAATACTTCATAATAATGAATTGAAAAAAACATTATCtttagaatatcatcaatatgtTTGAAATAAGAATCGATTTTCATAATTAAAAGCAAAAATTATGTAAGGAATAAGGATAAAGCCCGACATagcattttttaaaatgataaaattttacatataaaatttgcaaatattttcattttacttttaaaaatgataaaaaatagtATCTTTTGTCGGTCAAAAAATGTTGTTTAAGTTTTTTAAGTGTATATTTGTAGGAtcgatatttgttgttttaccaaaaactatatttAGTGATAATTGTGCTactcaaatttttcaaattGTACATGTTTCGATTTTTCTACCCAAgatggacaattattgtatcaAATAATCTTcttctcaataattgcactccttgcaatcaatgagattCGAACCGTGACGTTGGCTCTGAGATCAATTGTAGTACCGGacgtttgtcgctttaccaaaaactatagatGATGGTTATTGtgcaagtcaaatcttttaaatcgtacaacacCTCAAGTATcatgtttcgattgttctacccagcagagacaattattgcacctaacaatatttgaaattcaaacaccagagacaattattgtacaACAAATATCATGATGTCCATATGAACACATAGTTGTCAACTCAAATTACTCAATTCAAACAGCAGATAGACGCATGGTTCGATCTCCTCCAGACTACAATGGGCGCATAATTGcgaaaaattctcgaatttatgcAACAtggtgattttaaaaaaaatgaagtgttagattataaaaaatttgaagaacAAAAGAAGCAAGATGAGAGAACCAGATACGAGGAGTCGAAGAGAGAAGAAGAAACGAGAAGACTAGAAAAAGAAGCCCCAAGAAAAAAAGTGGTGCTAGCATAGACTCAAgttttagaaaataatttatCTTTCTTGTAGGTGTATTAAgatttgttatgaatttgtaCCAATGTTATTTCATTCATTTAATGAAATGcatttgttttaaattatccttttattgttttttcataaattttgtataatctTACAGATTGATttgtcatcaccaaaaattgagaaattgttaaaatatttctattactataagttttggtgattgaaAAAATAGCAAAATCAAGTTGTTTCAAGATCCAATCTCTCATATTTTGTATTTACATGTTTGCCGACAACTGGATCAAGTTTGATCACTCAAGAATTACGATCACATCAAGCTGTAGATCACCTGTCTTTTGTTCGGACCACGTATTAAAATGAAGTGCTCAAACATAACCATTATAGTCAAACTACACTGCAACCGATCAGATATGAGTAATTCAAGGAGGATAGGATATGTTGTTTTACCATATCAACTGAAGCTGTTCAAGCTAACCgttgtttttgtgattttttctgTTGAACCGATGGTTCTTAAACATCCAAAActtgtaaagtgatcactaagattTTCAACGTAGAAAGTGATAACTCCTAGTTGAAGTGGGTTGTTATAAGAAGTTATAAAACCAAAATATTTGAGTAGATTGTTTCGTAAGTAAAAGAACAGATGACGACGTAGGAATGCTTATCTCCAAACCttagtaaatatttgttttatttccttGCACACTTTACATTCTTGTTTA encodes the following:
- the LOC140979598 gene encoding uncharacterized protein; this encodes MTVSMTGKRVKRLFLNPCFYFPSQNKIFSNFFTSTPGLNLSPVPSTKKLDMIESQIKSLSQKPITKIQLRNVYGLFEQSLDTGIVPSEPNCNLLFQILAKNKEYKMAFSVYKRMSIHEVLSAYLSLSALVECLVHFCIPQLAMAVIGLILKHGYSVHVYVVNLILNGFCCNGLVIKAEELLGEMGRNGVLPDRVSFNTLIKGFCRERKLSEATSLKKRMECANVVPDLVTYNVLMDGYFREGQVDQAIELWEEMRKRLEPDVIVYSTLINGYCSSGDVDRASEIFDEMLRKGVSPNNVTYTCLIIGLCKKGKLEKTKTLFNDMIGLGIRPDVVIFTGMIGGLCELGKTKKAVELFDFMLEKGEDISITTYNTLINGLCKVGLLDDAFRILEMMVDLDMKPDVVSYNTILKGLCDMGKVDGALKLFNSMNLNKNHAKPDSWTLTTLIQGLCKEGRLTKAEIVNREMVEYKKLRDVGPYTVLIDAHFKSKNVKKAMRLWREVSELGLIPDSLIYSATIEGLCKCGLINVAKGIFTKMRTNGPTPTTFDHNTLMAALRRESSLEQARTLFKYLVSGKCQPDVISYNIIIESSIKAGDIEFSNELLVDMQHRGLKPDAWTFSILINRFSKLGMMEEAKSVYDRMMACGFSPDVFVFDSLLKGFSAVGKTEEIIVLLHQIADSGVVLDDELTSTILMCICGIPEAENIVKLLPSFNHDVSNSKRSSLMHDKLLTKLHNSADQLHTSIP